One Fibrobacter sp. UWR4 genomic window carries:
- a CDS encoding pyridoxal phosphate-dependent aminotransferase, whose amino-acid sequence MDKFKLSERLPKDLTPSPFFAELERTKKDCPDYIDMTVSSPVRVGLPVELDSAVDSARKQFGCWSPDASGWREAREAVAQYYKERGGVFTANQVIITASTSEAYSVLFKTFCNPGDVILTPMPGYPLLDTLAQLEHLECAPYFLKLIWDKPQRTLAQLKSREQPTAQFRFVVDTDSLLTAPERSRILLLVSPHNPTGHVVSLQEWNEIVRFCEENNLILVVDEVFGDYGFSNDVKRSWQYLRGGLAESHSELVSESALGDYFDCGGNDVVYAPVDGPKCPIFWLNGLSKAVGAPQLKFGWMAFYAPRERFEEIRAALEFVEDAYLSTSSCAQALAAPLLANSAEYETLVTERLKLNWETLRAAFPSKYCPKVLGGWYAVVHLGEDDEELTLRLLREKHVLVQPGFFFDFEEDGWIVISLLQEPPQFAEAVQRIAELS is encoded by the coding sequence ATGGATAAGTTCAAACTTTCCGAACGTTTACCGAAGGACTTGACCCCAAGTCCTTTTTTTGCAGAACTGGAACGGACGAAAAAGGATTGTCCGGATTACATCGACATGACCGTCAGTTCTCCTGTTCGTGTGGGACTTCCGGTGGAATTGGACTCCGCAGTGGATTCCGCCCGCAAACAGTTCGGCTGTTGGTCTCCGGACGCCTCGGGCTGGCGTGAGGCTCGGGAAGCGGTCGCTCAGTACTACAAGGAACGTGGGGGAGTCTTCACCGCAAATCAGGTCATCATTACCGCCAGTACCAGCGAAGCCTACTCCGTTCTTTTCAAAACCTTCTGCAATCCAGGGGATGTCATCCTTACTCCTATGCCGGGTTATCCGCTATTGGATACACTGGCTCAGTTGGAGCACCTGGAATGTGCGCCTTATTTTTTGAAGCTGATTTGGGATAAACCGCAACGCACGCTGGCTCAGTTAAAGTCCCGCGAACAACCTACGGCCCAGTTCCGTTTTGTCGTTGATACGGATAGCTTGCTGACTGCCCCGGAACGTTCCCGCATCTTGTTGCTGGTGTCGCCCCACAATCCGACAGGACATGTCGTTTCTCTTCAGGAATGGAACGAAATTGTCCGCTTCTGCGAAGAGAACAACTTGATCCTTGTGGTGGATGAAGTTTTTGGCGACTACGGATTTAGCAATGATGTCAAACGTAGCTGGCAGTACCTCCGGGGAGGCCTTGCAGAAAGTCATTCTGAACTTGTTTCAGAATCTGCTTTGGGGGACTATTTTGACTGTGGCGGAAACGATGTGGTCTATGCTCCCGTCGATGGACCCAAGTGCCCCATCTTCTGGCTTAACGGTTTAAGCAAGGCCGTGGGTGCGCCTCAGTTGAAGTTCGGCTGGATGGCATTCTACGCGCCCCGCGAAAGATTTGAAGAAATACGCGCCGCCCTGGAATTTGTGGAAGACGCCTACCTCAGTACATCCTCCTGCGCACAGGCTCTAGCTGCTCCGCTTCTTGCGAACTCCGCTGAATATGAAACCTTGGTCACCGAGCGTCTAAAACTGAACTGGGAAACGTTGCGCGCTGCATTCCCCAGCAAGTACTGCCCCAAGGTTCTTGGGGGCTGGTACGCCGTAGTCCATCTGGGCGAAGACGATGAAGAACTGACTCTGCGCTTGCTCCGGGAAAAACATGTGCTGGTGCAGCCCGGATTCTTCTTTGATTTCGAAGAAGACGGTTGGATCGTGATTAGTTTGTTACAAGAACCTCCGCAGTTTGCGGAAGCTGTGCAGCGGATTGCTGAGCTCAGTTAA
- the mqnE gene encoding aminofutalosine synthase MqnE: MSRMTESEALDLFLNAPLDELCAMANAEKERRHGKSVYWVNNRQINYTNVCVLHCKFCAFSKIKKDSVTAYDWDYDTIRDKAAFAINGGARELHIVGGLHPDHPFDYYIEMLRKLRDEFPKVNLKAFTAVEIAHFAKLSGQTPLQIMETLKGAGLDALPGGGAEILVQSVRDEICPGKETGEEWLDVHRAAHKIGIPTNATMLFGHIEKPEHRIAHMRMLRDLQDEAPGFFAFIPLVYHPEHNALHNIVPNMTSQEDILRTVAVARLFLDNFPHIKAYWIQMGIETAMKALHSGASDLDGTIIEEKITHAAGAKVPVGMSPARMRELIMNEGLEPVERDAKYEVYG, from the coding sequence ATGTCCCGAATGACTGAATCCGAAGCTCTTGATTTGTTTTTGAACGCCCCGTTGGACGAACTTTGCGCCATGGCCAACGCCGAAAAGGAGCGTCGCCACGGCAAGTCCGTTTACTGGGTGAACAACCGCCAGATTAACTACACCAACGTGTGTGTTCTGCACTGCAAGTTCTGTGCATTTAGCAAAATCAAGAAGGATAGCGTGACCGCCTACGACTGGGACTACGATACCATTCGCGACAAGGCAGCCTTCGCCATCAATGGCGGCGCCCGAGAACTTCATATTGTCGGAGGCCTCCATCCCGACCACCCCTTCGATTACTACATTGAAATGTTGCGCAAGCTCCGCGACGAATTCCCCAAGGTGAACCTGAAGGCCTTTACCGCTGTTGAAATCGCCCACTTTGCCAAGCTCTCCGGCCAGACGCCCCTGCAGATTATGGAAACCCTGAAGGGTGCAGGTCTTGACGCCCTCCCCGGCGGCGGTGCCGAAATCCTGGTACAGAGCGTCCGTGATGAAATTTGCCCGGGTAAGGAAACCGGCGAGGAATGGCTGGACGTTCATCGTGCCGCCCACAAGATCGGAATTCCCACCAACGCCACCATGCTTTTCGGCCATATTGAAAAGCCGGAACACCGCATCGCCCACATGAGAATGCTCCGCGACTTGCAGGACGAGGCTCCGGGATTCTTTGCTTTTATTCCGCTGGTCTACCATCCGGAACACAACGCCCTCCACAATATCGTGCCCAACATGACTTCCCAGGAAGACATCCTCCGCACGGTAGCTGTAGCCCGCCTGTTCCTGGACAACTTCCCCCACATCAAGGCTTATTGGATCCAGATGGGTATCGAAACCGCCATGAAGGCATTGCACTCCGGTGCAAGCGACCTGGACGGCACCATCATCGAAGAGAAGATTACCCACGCCGCAGGCGCCAAGGTTCCCGTAGGCATGAGTCCCGCACGCATGCGCGAACTGATTATGAACGAAGGTTTGGAACCTGTGGAACGCGACGCCAAGTACGAAGTGTACGGCTAG
- a CDS encoding CDP-alcohol phosphatidyltransferase family protein has translation MSEEIKETDILNLPEKQKEEVRLRTRIWSVLRALVFVAVIIFIWQGMAKTATAFVLMAMIMGWVNLYQLHSQELEKPYYRLWLNFIDGLLSFVVMTSIFVRDLMQNASAEKLLAVGCVFLLARLIAHTLFSLGVLREGKQLPRKRRWSKLANLSITITMAVYLLNLEGYQQICMVTSILLISAATVAYAYWYYRDPAHRKPLSIASQLTMSRIVLTPFFLWVFFYDNDLNYSNNSLVFKVLSLIMVLGFMLTDFLDGKLARAMGEVSTLGKYLDPFSDKISNMTIFMCFIATGYAPVWMVAVIYFRESSVETLRTLAASEGLIMPARRSGKWKTALQGIGIVAILAGAIDPIRALIPGFNDIWDTFPTIVMGVITTATILSGIDYFVSCKHILKKFV, from the coding sequence ATGAGCGAAGAAATAAAAGAAACCGATATTCTCAATCTTCCCGAAAAGCAAAAGGAAGAAGTTAGACTCCGTACAAGAATTTGGAGCGTCCTCCGCGCACTAGTATTTGTAGCGGTCATTATCTTTATCTGGCAGGGCATGGCAAAGACCGCCACCGCATTCGTCCTGATGGCTATGATCATGGGATGGGTAAACCTTTACCAGCTTCATTCCCAGGAATTGGAAAAGCCCTATTACAGGCTATGGCTTAATTTCATAGACGGACTTCTTTCCTTCGTCGTGATGACCAGCATATTCGTCCGTGACCTGATGCAGAATGCATCCGCAGAAAAATTGCTGGCAGTCGGTTGCGTTTTTTTACTAGCCCGTCTTATTGCGCACACGCTATTCTCCCTGGGAGTTCTCCGCGAAGGCAAGCAGCTTCCCCGCAAGCGTCGCTGGAGCAAATTGGCAAACCTGTCCATAACCATCACCATGGCGGTTTACCTTCTGAATTTGGAAGGATACCAGCAAATATGCATGGTGACTTCCATCCTACTGATATCAGCGGCAACAGTGGCCTACGCCTACTGGTACTACCGCGATCCAGCCCATCGCAAGCCCCTATCCATCGCAAGCCAGCTCACCATGAGCCGCATCGTTCTGACGCCCTTCTTCCTGTGGGTATTCTTCTACGATAACGACCTGAACTACAGCAACAACAGTCTGGTGTTTAAAGTTCTTTCTCTGATAATGGTTCTGGGCTTCATGCTCACGGATTTTTTGGACGGCAAATTGGCTCGTGCGATGGGCGAAGTCAGTACTCTTGGAAAGTATCTTGATCCGTTCAGCGACAAGATTTCCAACATGACCATTTTTATGTGCTTCATCGCTACAGGTTATGCACCCGTATGGATGGTTGCCGTCATTTATTTCCGCGAATCCAGCGTGGAAACACTCCGTACACTTGCAGCAAGCGAAGGCTTGATTATGCCGGCACGTCGCAGTGGCAAATGGAAAACAGCCCTGCAAGGCATCGGAATCGTCGCCATTCTCGCAGGAGCAATCGACCCGATACGCGCACTGATTCCTGGTTTCAATGACATCTGGGACACCTTCCCCACAATCGTCATGGGAGTTATCACCACAGCAACCATCTTGAGCGGTATTGATTATTTCGTATCCTGCAAGCACATCCTCAAAAAATTTGTCTAA
- the recN gene encoding DNA repair protein RecN, producing the protein MLKSLSINGFTLIAQAEVPFRQGFTAITGETGAGKSVLLKSLRIVCGDKAQGSMVRTGEEKAVVEATFDISKEPQVQNILEEIGIDPDDELVIRREVTESGKGRARVNGSMVNLSDLQRLGEELIQMHGQSEQLLLRDTRTHVKMLDDYAGNALLLDEYTKQWNLWNEIQNKISETEERAKNLAAQKDFLKFQYEELSKAALKEGEEETLEEKVSSASKSEAEHRLLDEIQGMLAGENGLLDQMQILQSKMHTLAIKCPNYEEDLKALEEVYDPFESICKDLQRLRPSAAMSAAEIDRANARIAQIQKMKRKYRTDVAGLISLTEQRAEELSSLENLDADLEELSRQSKKALTELEKIAGQLTTARTEAAKRYDSAVSDILHTLGMPKAEFSTSIEKQSLTSLGADRIEFLLAPNPGEGRKSLQKAVSGGELSRLLLAIKSVMAELDKVPLLIFDEVDSGISGEVGNSIGVALRNLGRHHQVLTITHLHQVASRAANQLAVSKTEIDGRTFTSVVDLDRDGRIAEISRMLGGDSETVREHAKQLLDENL; encoded by the coding sequence ATGCTAAAGTCTCTTTCTATTAATGGTTTTACTTTAATTGCCCAGGCAGAAGTTCCCTTCCGTCAGGGTTTTACTGCCATTACCGGCGAAACGGGTGCAGGTAAGTCTGTACTTTTGAAATCCTTAAGGATTGTCTGTGGAGACAAAGCCCAGGGTTCCATGGTCCGTACCGGCGAAGAAAAAGCCGTAGTAGAAGCCACTTTCGACATTAGCAAGGAACCCCAGGTCCAGAACATTCTAGAAGAAATCGGAATCGACCCCGATGACGAACTCGTAATTCGTCGCGAAGTCACGGAAAGCGGAAAGGGCCGCGCCCGCGTCAACGGTTCCATGGTGAACCTATCCGACCTGCAACGTCTTGGCGAAGAACTGATCCAGATGCACGGGCAAAGTGAACAGCTACTCCTCCGTGACACACGCACCCATGTGAAGATGCTGGACGATTATGCAGGCAACGCTCTGCTTCTGGACGAATACACCAAGCAGTGGAATCTCTGGAATGAAATCCAGAACAAGATTTCCGAAACAGAGGAACGAGCAAAGAATCTTGCCGCACAAAAAGACTTCCTGAAGTTCCAGTACGAGGAACTCTCCAAGGCTGCCTTAAAGGAAGGCGAAGAAGAAACCTTGGAAGAGAAAGTCAGCAGTGCCAGCAAGAGCGAAGCGGAACACCGCCTGCTGGACGAAATCCAGGGAATGCTTGCGGGAGAAAACGGACTGTTGGACCAGATGCAAATTTTGCAGTCCAAGATGCATACGCTGGCCATCAAGTGCCCGAATTACGAAGAAGATCTGAAGGCGTTGGAAGAGGTTTACGACCCCTTCGAAAGTATCTGCAAGGATTTGCAGCGCCTCCGTCCCTCCGCCGCCATGAGTGCTGCAGAAATCGACAGAGCAAACGCCCGCATTGCCCAAATTCAAAAAATGAAGCGCAAGTATCGTACAGACGTGGCTGGTCTGATATCCCTTACCGAACAGCGCGCAGAAGAATTGTCCAGCCTGGAAAATCTGGATGCGGATCTGGAGGAATTATCTCGCCAATCCAAGAAGGCACTGACCGAACTGGAGAAAATCGCAGGTCAGCTTACTACCGCAAGAACAGAAGCCGCCAAACGTTACGACAGTGCCGTAAGCGACATCCTCCATACCTTGGGAATGCCTAAGGCCGAATTTAGCACATCTATCGAAAAGCAGTCTTTAACGTCTCTGGGCGCCGATCGCATTGAATTTCTGCTGGCCCCAAACCCTGGCGAAGGTCGTAAGAGTTTGCAGAAGGCCGTATCCGGCGGTGAACTGTCCCGTCTGCTGCTCGCCATCAAGAGCGTCATGGCAGAACTGGACAAGGTCCCCCTGCTAATCTTTGACGAAGTGGACTCCGGCATTAGCGGAGAAGTAGGCAACAGCATTGGCGTCGCCCTCCGTAACCTGGGCAGGCACCACCAGGTTTTAACCATCACCCACCTCCATCAGGTGGCAAGTCGTGCAGCAAACCAGTTGGCAGTAAGCAAGACGGAAATCGACGGTAGAACATTCACTTCTGTGGTGGACCTAGACCGAGACGGTCGTATTGCTGAAATTTCGAGAATGCTGGGAGGTGATTCCGAAACCGTTCGAGAACACGCCAAGCAACTGCTTGACGAAAATTTATAG
- the trmB gene encoding tRNA (guanosine(46)-N7)-methyltransferase TrmB, whose protein sequence is MSEEVKNEVEEVTTEKEVVIPEFFRDLKEDENAKSLWHYVFRTNGDRKPIATPDGLPHKLDFDWKDMFPNHNDHIEVEIGSGKGSFISDYAAKHPDYYIMGSEWDYTWAAFAQRKMNKAGVLENASMLRGDVFYFLRDAVKDNTVDAFHMYFPDPWPKERHHKNRLLRPDFLEQVARVLKPGKRIFYWGTDHKEYNEVALEVFDNFPGCKVLVRNTAEPTEGIMTGFEKKYRKEGRPIYRSIIEFEKQPGCQLLTLAFF, encoded by the coding sequence ATGAGTGAAGAAGTAAAAAACGAAGTTGAAGAAGTCACCACCGAAAAGGAGGTGGTCATCCCGGAATTTTTCCGCGACTTGAAGGAAGACGAAAACGCAAAGAGTCTCTGGCACTACGTATTCCGTACCAATGGCGACCGCAAGCCCATCGCCACTCCCGATGGACTCCCCCACAAACTGGACTTCGACTGGAAGGACATGTTCCCTAACCACAACGACCACATCGAAGTGGAAATTGGTTCCGGCAAGGGAAGTTTTATTTCCGACTACGCCGCGAAGCATCCCGACTACTACATCATGGGTAGCGAGTGGGACTACACCTGGGCTGCATTTGCACAGCGCAAGATGAACAAGGCAGGCGTCCTGGAAAACGCAAGCATGCTCCGCGGAGACGTTTTCTATTTCCTTCGTGACGCAGTCAAGGACAACACCGTGGACGCGTTCCACATGTACTTCCCGGATCCGTGGCCCAAGGAACGTCACCACAAGAACCGCCTGCTCCGCCCCGACTTTCTGGAACAGGTAGCTCGCGTCTTGAAGCCTGGCAAGAGAATTTTCTACTGGGGCACCGATCACAAGGAATATAACGAAGTCGCCCTGGAAGTATTCGACAACTTCCCCGGTTGCAAGGTCCTGGTTCGTAACACTGCCGAACCTACCGAAGGCATCATGACCGGCTTTGAAAAGAAGTACCGCAAGGAAGGCCGCCCCATCTACCGCTCCATCATCGAATTCGAGAAGCAGCCCGGCTGTCAACTTTTGACGCTTGCTTTTTTCTAG
- a CDS encoding exodeoxyribonuclease III, with protein MNIYSWNVNGIRSALKKDFESWFNSVKPDILCLQEVRAEEDQIPESITKADGYFSYWNPCARKKGYSGVGVLTQIEPDQVNYGFDIEEFDCEGRVLQLVFPDWVLNCIYFPNGGSGDDRLDYKLRFYDAFLENCKNWISNGKHVVTVGDYNTCHKEIDIARPKENENVSGFLPIERAWMDKYVENGFVDSFRKLHPDQRDIYSWWSNRFGARARNVGWRLDYAFVDMGLVPNIVASNIHTEVKGSDHCPISIELEPPFAPLPIKKAEE; from the coding sequence ATGAATATATACAGTTGGAATGTTAACGGCATTCGCTCTGCATTAAAAAAGGATTTTGAGAGTTGGTTTAACTCTGTTAAGCCTGACATCCTGTGCCTACAGGAAGTCCGTGCCGAAGAAGACCAGATTCCCGAAAGTATTACCAAGGCCGACGGTTATTTCTCCTACTGGAATCCCTGTGCTCGCAAGAAAGGGTACAGCGGTGTTGGAGTGCTGACCCAGATTGAACCGGACCAGGTCAACTATGGTTTCGATATTGAGGAATTCGACTGTGAAGGCCGCGTCCTCCAGCTAGTATTTCCGGATTGGGTCCTGAACTGCATTTATTTCCCTAATGGTGGTTCCGGTGATGACCGCCTGGATTATAAACTTCGTTTTTACGATGCCTTCCTGGAAAATTGCAAGAACTGGATCAGTAACGGCAAGCATGTCGTTACTGTGGGTGACTACAATACTTGTCATAAGGAAATCGATATTGCCCGTCCCAAGGAAAACGAGAATGTCAGTGGCTTCTTGCCCATTGAACGAGCCTGGATGGACAAGTACGTAGAAAACGGCTTTGTGGATAGCTTCCGTAAGCTGCATCCGGACCAGAGGGATATTTACTCCTGGTGGAGCAACCGCTTCGGCGCTCGTGCCCGTAACGTAGGTTGGCGTCTGGACTATGCCTTTGTAGATATGGGTCTTGTGCCGAATATCGTTGCGTCCAATATCCATACAGAAGTGAAGGGTTCCGATCATTGCCCCATTAGCATTGAATTGGAGCCGCCTTTCGCTCCGCTTCCTATTAAAAAGGCCGAAGAATAA
- a CDS encoding pyridoxal phosphate-dependent aminotransferase: MRKRLLTEGAKELSYEIREIVKKANLLKTLGMPKIHWENIGDPIEKKCQVPEWIKDIVVDLSKENRSYGYCPSKGMLETREFIVKETNKLGGAQITVDDILFFNGLGDAIATLYSLLSMTTRIIGPSPAYSTHSSAEAAHAHSAPITYSMKPENHWYPDLEELENKVKYNPSIAGILILNPDNPTGMVYPLEILQKIVDIAKRYNLFIICDEIYNKITYNGAKAYALAEYIGDVPAIALKGISKEYPWPGARCGWAEYYNRDKDEQFDAFCRALDNAKMVEVCSTTLPQMTIPRVLGDPRFMEHRQALNEKIGRRSAIINEILSDIPELYFNPTYGAFYNTIIFREGVLNNHQSLKIDNPQIKAKVEEWCSKTENLDYRFVYYLLGAKGICVVPSTSFCTDLKGFRVTLLEEDEAELRSVFTTIHDAIIEYLHS, from the coding sequence ATGAGAAAGCGTTTGCTTACCGAAGGTGCCAAGGAACTGTCTTACGAAATCCGAGAGATCGTAAAGAAGGCGAACCTCCTGAAAACGCTGGGCATGCCGAAGATCCACTGGGAAAACATCGGCGACCCCATTGAAAAGAAGTGCCAGGTTCCCGAATGGATCAAGGACATCGTTGTGGACCTTTCCAAGGAAAACCGTTCCTATGGTTACTGCCCGTCCAAGGGTATGTTGGAAACCCGCGAATTCATCGTGAAGGAAACCAACAAGCTGGGCGGCGCCCAGATTACTGTTGACGACATCCTGTTCTTCAACGGCCTCGGTGATGCAATCGCCACATTGTACAGTCTCCTGTCCATGACCACCCGTATCATTGGACCGTCTCCTGCATACAGCACCCACAGCTCTGCAGAAGCTGCACATGCACACTCTGCTCCTATCACTTACAGCATGAAGCCGGAAAACCACTGGTATCCGGACCTGGAAGAACTTGAAAACAAGGTGAAGTACAATCCCTCCATCGCCGGCATCCTGATTCTGAATCCGGATAATCCCACTGGCATGGTGTACCCCCTGGAAATTTTGCAGAAGATCGTTGATATCGCAAAGCGTTACAACCTGTTCATCATCTGCGACGAAATCTACAACAAGATCACCTACAATGGAGCAAAAGCTTACGCTCTGGCCGAATACATCGGCGACGTTCCGGCTATCGCTCTGAAGGGTATTTCCAAGGAATATCCGTGGCCGGGTGCACGTTGCGGCTGGGCTGAATACTACAACCGCGACAAGGACGAACAGTTCGACGCCTTCTGCCGCGCTCTGGATAACGCCAAGATGGTCGAAGTCTGCTCCACCACTCTCCCCCAGATGACCATTCCTCGCGTGCTGGGCGATCCTCGCTTCATGGAACACCGCCAGGCTCTGAACGAAAAGATTGGCCGTCGTAGCGCTATCATTAACGAAATCCTTTCCGACATTCCGGAACTGTATTTCAACCCCACCTACGGTGCATTCTACAACACCATCATCTTCCGTGAAGGTGTTCTGAACAACCACCAGAGCCTGAAGATCGACAATCCGCAGATCAAGGCCAAGGTTGAAGAATGGTGCTCCAAGACCGAAAATCTGGACTACCGCTTCGTGTACTATCTGTTGGGCGCAAAGGGTATCTGCGTGGTGCCCAGCACCAGTTTCTGCACCGACCTCAAGGGCTTCCGCGTGACGCTGCTTGAAGAAGACGAAGCAGAACTGCGCAGCGTGTTCACTACCATCCACGACGCCATCATCGAATACTTGCACAGCTAG
- a CDS encoding type I restriction enzyme HsdR N-terminal domain-containing protein — MASETLYDPIRKKDVPATPEEHVRQATVRYLLDQVKVPEHLIAVEFPLNAIDPKTDDRVDIMVHNFRAGAGMDKPWLLVECKAPGEYNWPALQQQLNKYLQILTPNYVMLSLGDAVRYFKLDAVTKRFEKIESLPQFQ, encoded by the coding sequence ATGGCTTCTGAAACCTTATATGACCCCATTCGCAAGAAGGATGTTCCTGCAACGCCCGAAGAACACGTGCGCCAGGCGACTGTCCGTTATTTGTTGGACCAGGTGAAGGTTCCGGAACATTTGATTGCAGTGGAATTTCCCCTGAACGCCATTGACCCCAAGACGGATGACCGCGTGGACATTATGGTCCATAACTTTAGGGCTGGAGCTGGTATGGATAAACCTTGGCTTCTGGTGGAATGTAAGGCTCCCGGGGAATACAACTGGCCTGCATTGCAGCAACAGCTGAACAAGTACCTGCAGATTTTGACCCCCAACTATGTGATGCTCTCGTTGGGTGATGCTGTTCGTTATTTCAAACTTGACGCGGTAACGAAACGCTTTGAGAAGATTGAGTCTCTCCCGCAGTTTCAATAA
- the xseA gene encoding exodeoxyribonuclease VII large subunit, giving the protein MEPEIKSYTVTQYLTSLKRKVEETPAVWVRGVITQITRKPNILYLTIADFVDGNVKPISVINLSCFAGRFAAIQAKIMSCGQPFELKDQLKVSFLIKAELYVPYGKLQAQILDIDPVYTVGELALTKQAILKRLALEGLLEKNKELELAEVPLRVGLITGEGTAAYKDFTTKLEESPFRFTVVTEFAKMQGSETEPTVLAALAKLAEDGSLDVVCIVRGGGSKTDLNFFDSEALCRAVANYPVPVFTGIGHEIDRSLLDEVSYQYCITPTDTAKRLIDRVLESYSRMVHVAQDIANNSKDMLADYKQDLTNVGNSLQQKVTKKIQGEKTNLVICGNNLKRDLQYILRGENDRLERNTEGLKQGTRKILDLEKAKFSLLEIKVNAANPANILAKGYSLTLDSAGKFIRSASQLKSGDKLTSRFHDGEVTSIVQ; this is encoded by the coding sequence ATGGAACCTGAAATTAAGTCCTATACGGTCACTCAGTACTTGACATCCCTGAAAAGGAAGGTGGAGGAAACCCCCGCCGTCTGGGTTCGCGGTGTAATCACCCAAATTACCCGCAAGCCCAACATTCTGTACCTGACCATTGCGGATTTCGTGGATGGCAACGTAAAGCCCATTTCGGTCATCAACCTATCCTGTTTTGCAGGACGTTTTGCCGCCATACAGGCAAAGATCATGTCCTGCGGGCAACCTTTTGAGCTGAAGGACCAACTTAAAGTCAGTTTTTTGATTAAGGCGGAACTGTACGTTCCCTATGGCAAATTGCAGGCGCAAATTCTGGACATTGACCCCGTCTATACCGTGGGCGAACTGGCCCTGACCAAGCAAGCCATTCTCAAACGTTTGGCTTTGGAAGGCCTGCTGGAAAAGAACAAGGAATTGGAGCTAGCGGAGGTCCCCTTACGAGTGGGGCTTATTACTGGAGAAGGAACTGCCGCCTACAAGGATTTCACCACCAAGTTGGAAGAATCCCCTTTCCGATTTACAGTTGTTACTGAATTTGCCAAAATGCAAGGTTCTGAAACGGAACCCACCGTTCTTGCAGCATTGGCGAAACTTGCTGAAGACGGTTCCCTGGATGTGGTCTGCATTGTACGAGGAGGAGGTTCCAAGACAGACCTGAACTTCTTCGATAGCGAAGCCCTATGCAGAGCAGTCGCCAACTACCCCGTTCCTGTATTTACAGGCATCGGTCATGAAATTGATAGGAGCCTACTGGATGAAGTGTCCTACCAGTACTGCATCACTCCAACGGACACGGCTAAGCGCCTCATTGACCGTGTACTTGAAAGCTATAGCAGGATGGTTCACGTCGCACAGGATATTGCCAACAATTCCAAGGACATGCTGGCAGACTATAAGCAGGACCTGACAAATGTCGGAAATAGCCTGCAGCAAAAGGTGACGAAGAAAATTCAAGGCGAAAAGACAAATCTCGTAATTTGCGGAAACAACCTGAAACGTGATTTACAGTACATCCTTCGTGGAGAAAACGATCGTCTTGAACGTAATACAGAAGGCCTTAAGCAAGGAACCCGCAAGATTCTGGACCTTGAGAAGGCTAAGTTTAGTTTGTTGGAAATCAAGGTAAATGCAGCTAACCCGGCAAACATTCTCGCCAAGGGATATTCCCTTACATTGGATTCTGCAGGAAAATTCATCCGCAGCGCAAGCCAGCTCAAATCCGGAGACAAACTTACCTCCAGATTCCACGACGGAGAAGTTACCTCCATCGTTCAATAA
- a CDS encoding type II toxin-antitoxin system Phd/YefM family antitoxin, which yields MSKVVSAMEVRQNFGNLLNQVALKDEEIVIERAGKPLARLVSVQTATTGKLDFRDITKLPNQIWEE from the coding sequence ATGTCAAAAGTTGTATCCGCAATGGAAGTCCGTCAAAATTTTGGCAACCTGTTGAATCAGGTTGCCTTGAAGGACGAAGAAATCGTTATTGAAAGAGCCGGCAAGCCTTTAGCTCGCCTGGTGAGCGTTCAGACAGCTACCACAGGCAAACTGGACTTCCGTGACATTACCAAACTTCCCAATCAAATTTGGGAAGAATAA